A genome region from Gossypium hirsutum isolate 1008001.06 chromosome A04, Gossypium_hirsutum_v2.1, whole genome shotgun sequence includes the following:
- the LOC107948820 gene encoding WAT1-related protein At2g37460 — protein sequence MGSLGKFKPYFAAIFLQVGLAGMDILSKAALNQGMSNYVLVVYRHAIATLVMAPFAVILEKKVRPKMTISIFIKIMLLSLLEPVIDQNLYYVGMKYTTATFAAAMYNILPAITFLMAWILRLEKVNFRSIRSHAKVFGTLATVAGAMVMTLMKGPVLELFWTTGRINNHEAAAKNRTDFHDTIKGGLLIAVGCFSYACFVILQAVTLKTYPAELSLTVWICLMGTLEATVAALVMETGKASIWAIKWDTKLLTAAYSGIVCSGLAYYIQGVIMKDRGPVFVTAFSPLCMVIVAIMASFILAEQMFLGRVIGAIIIIVGLYLVLWGKSREYKSQQPLMEQQIEAAKLDIGTNNENGSFDHQAIIIDEKSQERRDSIVV from the exons ATGGGTTCTTTAGGTAAGTTCAAGCCATATTTCGCTGCAATTTTCCTGCAAGTTGGCCTTGCAGGAATGGATATCTTATCTAAGGCTGCTCTCAACCAAGGCATGAGCAATTATGTACTCGTAGTCTACCGCCACGCCATTGCCACCCTTGTTATGGCTCCTTTTGCAGTCATTCTCGAAAA GAAAGTGAGGCCTAAGATGACCATATCAATCTTCATCAAAATAATGCTTCTCAGCTTACTGGA GCCAGTCATTGACCAAAACTTGTATTATGTGGGGATGAAGTACACCACTGCAACCTTTGCAGCTGCCATGTATAATATCCTTCCTGCCATTACCTTTCTAATGGCTTGGATTTTAAG GCTTGAGAAGGTGAACTTCAGATCAATCCGCAGCCACGCAAAAGTTTTCGGTACCCTTGCAACGGTTGCAGGAGCCATGGTGATGACACTGATGAAAGGACCAGTGCTTGAGTTGTTTTGGACCACAGGAAGGATTAATAACCATGAAGCAGCTGCCAAAAACAGGACGGATTTCCACGACACCATCAAAGGTGGTCTACTGATCGCTGTTGGTTGCTTCAGCTATGCTTGTTTCGTGATTCTTCAA GCAGTCACGTTGAAAACATATCCAGCTGAGCTTTCTCTCACGGTTTGGATATGCTTGATGGGAACACTTGAAGCCACCGTAGCAGCTTTAGTAATGGAAACGGGAAAGGCTTCTATTTGGGCTATTAAATGGGACACCAAGTTACTTACAGCTGCATACAGT GGTATTGTATGTTCAGGACTTGCTTACTACATTCAAGGAGTGATAATGAAAGACAGAGGACCTGTTTTCGTTACAGCTTTTAGTCCACTTTGTATGGTTATTGTAGCTATAATGGCATCTTTCATTCTTGCAGAACAAATGTTTTTGGGAAG GGTGATTGGAGCTATCATCATAATTGTGGGTCTATATCTTGTGCTGTGGGGTAAAAGCAGGGAATACAAGTCTCAACAGCCATTAATGGAGCAGCAAATAGAAGCAGCTAAATTAGATATTGGTACTAACAACGAGAATGGCAGTTTTGATCATCAGGCCATCATAATTGATGAAAAATCACAAGAGAGAAGGGACTCAATTGTGGTTTAG